One genomic segment of [Phormidium] sp. ETS-05 includes these proteins:
- a CDS encoding type II toxin-antitoxin system Phd/YefM family antitoxin, with translation MKYLNLEEPDITLTAIVDEIAVNQSEVIITRNGLPVARIVPYSIPDAREKNYPLRGMPIKIAADFDEPMPELWDALGE, from the coding sequence ATGAAATATCTAAACCTAGAGGAACCCGATATCACCCTAACAGCAATTGTTGATGAAATAGCTGTTAACCAGTCTGAAGTTATTATTACTCGCAATGGTTTACCAGTTGCTCGGATTGTTCCATATTCGATTCCTGATGCAAGGGAAAAAAATTATCCCCTGCGAGGAATGCCAATCAAAATTGCTGCTGATTTTGATGAACCGATGCCTGAACTTTGGGACGCTTTGGGAGAATGA
- a CDS encoding alpha/beta fold hydrolase: MPYFPDFLPTTANNLTESASITLAKSIRRTDIITPLSPQPIATGYVCEGEGSPPILLLHGFDSSVLEFRRLLPLLAPHRQTYALDLLGFGFTDRMAGTPFDPPAIKTHLKSFWKTIIGEPVILVGVSMGGAAAIDFTTTYPHAVKQLVLINSAGFAKDPLLAKFMPSPLLYMATEFLRNPQVRQNVAIRAYKDPKFATTDACVCADMHLQMDGWNQAMMAFTKSGGYSFLSGEFISKIDKKTLTLWGDSDKILGTAYAQKFAAAIPDNQLIWIDDCGHVPHLEKPEITANYILDFTASSEIIC, translated from the coding sequence ATGCCCTATTTCCCAGATTTTCTTCCCACCACTGCGAACAATCTCACTGAGTCTGCTTCTATTACTTTGGCTAAAAGCATTCGGCGCACAGATATCATCACGCCTTTGAGTCCGCAGCCGATCGCCACTGGCTATGTCTGTGAGGGGGAGGGTAGTCCTCCGATTTTATTACTCCACGGTTTCGATAGTTCGGTGTTGGAATTTCGCCGCCTCCTCCCGCTGTTGGCTCCTCACCGCCAAACTTATGCTTTGGATTTATTGGGTTTTGGCTTCACCGATCGCATGGCGGGCACTCCTTTTGACCCTCCTGCCATCAAAACCCATCTAAAAAGCTTCTGGAAAACCATCATCGGCGAACCGGTGATTTTAGTAGGCGTTTCTATGGGGGGAGCCGCTGCCATTGATTTTACCACGACCTACCCCCACGCTGTCAAACAATTGGTACTGATTAACAGCGCCGGTTTTGCCAAAGACCCGCTCCTGGCCAAATTCATGCCTTCTCCCCTCCTCTATATGGCTACAGAATTCCTGCGCAATCCCCAAGTGCGGCAAAATGTGGCTATCCGCGCCTACAAAGACCCCAAATTTGCCACCACTGATGCTTGCGTCTGCGCCGATATGCACTTACAAATGGATGGATGGAATCAAGCCATGATGGCTTTTACCAAAAGTGGCGGTTACAGCTTCTTATCTGGTGAATTTATCAGCAAAATTGATAAAAAAACCTTGACTTTGTGGGGCGATAGTGATAAAATTCTGGGCACAGCCTATGCCCAAAAATTTGCCGCCGCCATTCCTGATAACCAGCTTATCTGGATTGACGACTGCGGTCACGTCCCCCATCTGGAAAAACCAGAAATTACCGCTAACTATATTCTCGATTTTACAGCCTCTTCAGAAATCATCTGCTAA
- a CDS encoding HAD family phosphatase has product MGIKAVLFDFNGVIINDERIHEQLISEIMVEENMRPQPGEFRQICLGRSDRVCLKELFANRGRFPSDEYIAKLIARKSQAYREQLEQMTKLPTFPGLEDFIYKVRVAQWKMAVVTGAIRPEVELVLQRLKLASYFPVIVTGDDITTSKPRPDGYLLAVDRLNHKYPDLQLRPGECVAIEDTPAGIAAAKAAGIPVVGVANTFPFHMMQRQANWAVDYLWDLELDRIQQIYAAGS; this is encoded by the coding sequence ATGGGGATTAAGGCGGTCCTGTTTGATTTCAATGGCGTAATTATCAACGATGAGCGGATTCACGAGCAGCTCATCTCTGAGATCATGGTAGAAGAAAATATGCGTCCCCAGCCCGGAGAGTTCCGCCAAATCTGTTTGGGAAGGAGCGATCGGGTTTGTCTCAAAGAACTATTTGCCAACCGGGGCCGCTTCCCCTCCGATGAATATATCGCCAAACTAATTGCCCGCAAATCCCAAGCCTATCGCGAGCAACTCGAACAGATGACCAAACTGCCGACTTTTCCGGGATTAGAGGATTTTATCTATAAAGTGCGGGTGGCCCAGTGGAAAATGGCAGTAGTTACTGGCGCCATCCGACCCGAAGTAGAATTGGTGTTACAACGTCTGAAACTAGCATCATATTTTCCCGTTATCGTCACCGGCGATGACATCACCACCAGCAAACCTCGACCAGACGGCTACCTGTTAGCAGTGGACCGCCTCAATCACAAGTATCCCGACTTGCAACTACGTCCTGGGGAATGTGTGGCGATCGAAGACACCCCCGCCGGTATCGCCGCCGCCAAAGCTGCAGGCATTCCCGTGGTGGGAGTAGCCAACACCTTTCCCTTCCATATGATGCAGCGTCAAGCCAACTGGGCCGTAGATTATCTCTGGGACCTAGAGCTAGACAGGATACAACAAATCTATGCAGCCGGTTCGTAG
- a CDS encoding adenylate/guanylate cyclase domain-containing protein, with protein MPKKKPSLPWYRYLPAGLILGFGVGMSVAAFFMVWNWEDRRRNYEFLRGTEEIAKTLEGHFQSSLEAIRTVGDFALAAPSGSISSYQQFVQRPITQHPSLEAVAWLPQFQRCGDRVCRVGADPVGYQAQNLEPFQITRQDGLGRLVLAPSQQEYFPIYYIEPRQSNSAYVGFDPASVPAFGSGMQKAKNTGKMAIVGPISWPPNGEGKPSLVAIEPLYAIPNGDGKKELHGYIMGVLRLGDLFGVAVPKSDLRYLNFYLCAETSDLPVQGNGLIAKFESLPLWSGGKDAVVNADNRCPGAGVRASLEQIFPNQTGTARSVVQVEDQQWQLYRLPTPDYQDVQTKHWRSWAILIIGLLWTHIPVTYLLTSLSRTAQIEQLASDRTRQAEQLQQAFNQLAIEQAKSERLLLNILPAAIAERLKQNTALIADSFPAVTVLFADIVGFTKLAERISAAEVVQMLNEIFSAFDRQAVSHKLEKIKTIGDAYMVVGGLPVSRPDHAEAIAEMALSMQDEIAHFNAQHRESFSMRIGIHSGPVVAGVIGANKFVYDLWGDTVNIASRMESHGIPGAIQVSESTYSRLQDKYIFTQRGTIRVKGKGDMTTYLLTSRKATTTVTETFIPKPPHQALPNNPISRQPHLGS; from the coding sequence ATGCCAAAAAAAAAACCTAGCTTACCCTGGTATCGCTACCTCCCAGCGGGTTTAATCCTGGGCTTCGGTGTGGGTATGTCCGTGGCGGCATTCTTCATGGTGTGGAATTGGGAAGACCGACGGCGCAATTATGAATTCCTGCGGGGAACGGAGGAAATCGCTAAGACTCTCGAAGGCCATTTCCAGTCTTCTTTGGAAGCGATTCGCACTGTTGGGGATTTTGCCTTAGCGGCGCCTTCTGGCTCGATATCTTCTTACCAGCAGTTTGTGCAGCGTCCCATTACCCAGCACCCGAGCTTGGAGGCTGTGGCTTGGCTACCCCAGTTTCAGCGCTGTGGGGATAGAGTCTGTCGTGTGGGTGCTGACCCGGTGGGCTACCAAGCTCAGAATCTCGAACCGTTCCAAATAACTAGGCAAGATGGGTTGGGGAGGTTGGTTCTAGCGCCGAGCCAGCAGGAATATTTCCCCATATATTACATTGAACCTCGCCAAAGTAATAGCGCTTATGTCGGTTTTGACCCGGCATCTGTCCCGGCTTTCGGCTCAGGGATGCAGAAAGCGAAAAACACGGGCAAAATGGCGATCGTTGGCCCGATCTCTTGGCCTCCCAACGGTGAAGGGAAACCGAGTTTGGTGGCGATCGAGCCGCTCTACGCTATCCCCAATGGCGATGGCAAGAAGGAATTGCACGGATATATTATGGGCGTACTGCGCCTCGGCGACCTCTTCGGGGTGGCTGTGCCCAAATCGGACTTGCGTTACCTCAATTTCTACCTCTGTGCGGAAACATCGGATTTGCCTGTACAGGGAAACGGTCTGATCGCCAAATTTGAATCATTACCCTTGTGGTCTGGTGGCAAAGATGCGGTGGTTAACGCTGATAACCGATGTCCGGGAGCGGGGGTAAGAGCTTCTCTCGAGCAAATATTTCCCAATCAAACGGGCACGGCGCGCAGTGTGGTACAAGTGGAAGATCAGCAGTGGCAGCTCTACCGTTTGCCCACTCCCGATTATCAAGATGTGCAAACTAAACATTGGCGTTCTTGGGCAATTCTGATTATCGGTCTGTTGTGGACTCATATCCCGGTGACTTATTTGCTCACTTCTCTGAGCCGCACTGCCCAAATCGAACAGCTCGCGAGCGATCGCACCCGCCAAGCGGAGCAGCTACAGCAGGCTTTTAACCAGCTCGCCATAGAGCAAGCTAAGTCCGAGCGTCTGTTGTTGAATATTCTCCCGGCGGCGATCGCTGAGCGTCTGAAGCAAAACACGGCTTTAATTGCCGATAGTTTCCCAGCAGTAACGGTTTTATTTGCCGATATCGTGGGTTTTACTAAATTAGCAGAGCGCATCTCGGCTGCGGAAGTGGTGCAAATGCTTAATGAAATTTTTTCCGCCTTCGATCGCCAAGCCGTCAGCCACAAACTGGAGAAAATTAAAACGATCGGCGATGCTTATATGGTGGTGGGCGGTTTGCCCGTATCTCGTCCCGACCACGCCGAGGCGATCGCCGAAATGGCCCTAAGTATGCAAGATGAAATTGCGCATTTCAACGCCCAACACCGGGAATCCTTTTCTATGCGCATCGGTATCCACTCCGGCCCAGTAGTCGCCGGAGTCATCGGCGCCAACAAATTCGTCTATGATTTGTGGGGCGATACAGTAAACATCGCTTCTCGGATGGAATCCCACGGTATCCCCGGCGCCATCCAAGTGTCAGAATCCACCTACAGCCGCCTCCAGGATAAATACATTTTCACTCAACGCGGCACCATCCGCGTCAAAGGCAAAGGGGATATGACCACTTATCTACTCACCAGTCGCAAAGCCACAACCACCGTCACAGAAACTTTCATCCCCAAACCCCCACACCAAGCCTTACCCAATAATCCCATAAGCCGACAACCCCATCTTGGTTCGTAG
- a CDS encoding type II toxin-antitoxin system VapC family toxin, with translation MSDAARIAIDPEEPHNGLLVSAISVWEIAVKSSIGKLTLPLPIDEWYKLASVHSGIIMEPLSPLDAIASTSLPGTFHKDPADRILVAIARRYGIPLVTCDAKILNYPHVQTIW, from the coding sequence TTGTCGGATGCTGCACGCATCGCAATTGATCCTGAAGAACCCCACAACGGTCTGCTAGTATCAGCAATTTCGGTTTGGGAAATTGCGGTGAAATCTAGTATTGGGAAATTGACACTCCCTTTACCCATTGACGAATGGTATAAGTTAGCATCAGTTCATTCCGGTATTATCATGGAACCGCTATCGCCACTGGATGCGATCGCCAGCACTTCCTTACCTGGAACTTTCCATAAAGATCCAGCCGACAGAATTTTAGTGGCGATCGCCAGACGATACGGAATTCCATTAGTAACCTGTGATGCCAAGATTTTGAACTATCCTCATGTACAGACTATTTGGTAG
- a CDS encoding CHAT domain-containing protein: MDENRITAYVQLIQRLLQCSIWEEAQILINDNYELLDPGFLQTIIVAAKQFDGNGNQNATNFLTNQALQLGKWLGSDQQETTIRNQTADILFDWGVDQFNISHLVVALECWEQCLSICQAIQARQGEATSLGNLGNAYDSLGQYERAITFHEQSLAISREIKYRRGEAASLTNLGSAYYSLGQYEQAITFHEQNLAISREIKARQGEATALRNLGSAYRELQQPEKAIQNYRDSLKIATPETMPPDCFRTGRNLGDTGFLQGNWHLALEGYEPAMQAVEQLRKGSTTDKRRQEIIAEAISVYANAVQCYINLKQYDKAVETADRSRSRHLADLFASKDLYPQGEIPPEVAEYYRLQEQSNRLRISDNDGTRAFAATRQATPNSDATPKLIENLEAQKQQAWLKIRSKDPVLAGQLQADPLSFQQMQALIPDTETAILNFYTTDEHTHVFILRQNQPPQLHTCEGQGRETLQNWIINNWLNPYLENRNIWSSQMRDFLPEIAQRLQLNQLIAEHLTGIKELIIIPHLNLHQIPFAALPLNNIPIPQSNTASDKTRGSSLDMSDNLDTSAELPPQQPEYLSDKFRLRIVPSCQILNYCHQRGTQKPAIMGIVENATGDLVFTGYECQTLATMHNVDENYRLQYQKATISNYQNLLHEVNVLHSSHHAASNLNNSLESKLLLSDGDINLGRLFTWRFLQLAEVFLSCCETNLTLTPITDDPLSIAAGFVCAGARHVVSTLWAVDDLATALFCILYYEEKRDKSRSEAIRQAQFKLRNLTGDELSAKYSKQLEDYLTKQQLGENQAEIIKNVRLRLEFLSRETLPFVSPHYWSGFVSQGLA; the protein is encoded by the coding sequence ATGGACGAAAATCGCATAACTGCCTATGTGCAACTCATCCAAAGACTGCTCCAATGTTCCATCTGGGAAGAAGCGCAGATTTTAATAAACGACAACTACGAGTTACTCGATCCCGGATTTTTGCAAACGATAATCGTAGCTGCTAAACAATTCGATGGAAACGGAAATCAAAATGCAACTAACTTTTTAACCAACCAGGCATTGCAACTGGGTAAATGGCTCGGTAGTGACCAGCAGGAAACAACAATTAGAAACCAGACAGCCGATATTTTATTCGATTGGGGAGTTGACCAGTTTAACATTAGTCATTTAGTTGTTGCTTTAGAGTGCTGGGAACAGTGTCTTAGCATTTGCCAAGCTATTCAAGCCCGCCAAGGGGAAGCAACTTCTCTGGGAAATTTAGGTAATGCTTACGACTCTCTGGGACAATATGAACGAGCCATCACCTTCCACGAACAGTCTTTAGCCATTAGTCGGGAAATTAAATACCGCAGAGGGGAAGCTGCTTCTCTGACAAATTTAGGCTCTGCTTACTACTCTCTGGGACAATATGAACAAGCCATCACCTTCCACGAACAGAATTTAGCCATTAGCCGTGAAATCAAAGCCCGCCAAGGAGAAGCAACTGCTCTGAGAAATTTAGGCAGTGCTTACCGCGAATTACAACAACCAGAAAAAGCCATTCAAAACTATCGAGACTCCCTCAAAATCGCCACTCCCGAAACTATGCCACCTGATTGCTTCCGAACAGGTCGCAACCTCGGCGATACCGGCTTTCTCCAAGGCAACTGGCACCTCGCCTTAGAAGGATACGAACCGGCTATGCAAGCAGTGGAACAACTCCGCAAAGGCTCAACCACCGACAAACGCCGCCAAGAAATCATTGCAGAAGCCATCTCCGTTTACGCCAACGCCGTCCAATGCTACATCAATCTGAAACAATACGATAAAGCCGTCGAAACCGCAGACCGTTCTCGTTCCCGCCACCTCGCAGACCTATTTGCCAGCAAAGACCTCTACCCCCAAGGCGAAATTCCCCCGGAAGTGGCAGAATACTATCGCCTGCAAGAACAAAGTAACCGTTTGCGTATTTCTGACAACGACGGGACAAGAGCATTCGCCGCCACTCGCCAAGCAACCCCCAACAGCGACGCGACGCCTAAACTAATTGAAAACTTAGAAGCGCAAAAGCAGCAAGCGTGGCTGAAAATTCGCAGTAAAGACCCGGTTTTGGCCGGTCAATTGCAAGCGGACCCCCTCAGCTTCCAGCAAATGCAAGCCTTAATTCCCGATACCGAAACCGCCATCCTCAATTTTTACACCACTGATGAACATACCCACGTTTTCATCTTGCGGCAAAATCAACCGCCCCAACTCCACACCTGCGAAGGTCAAGGACGGGAAACCTTGCAAAATTGGATAATCAACAACTGGTTAAACCCTTATCTGGAAAACCGAAACATCTGGTCAAGTCAAATGCGGGATTTTCTCCCCGAAATTGCCCAACGGCTGCAACTCAATCAACTGATTGCCGAACATCTCACGGGCATCAAAGAATTGATTATTATCCCTCACCTGAACCTGCATCAAATTCCCTTTGCTGCCTTACCTTTAAATAATATTCCCATTCCCCAGAGCAATACAGCCTCCGACAAAACACGGGGCAGCAGCCTGGATATGAGCGACAACCTTGATACCTCTGCCGAACTCCCACCCCAACAACCAGAATACCTCAGCGATAAATTCCGCCTTCGCATCGTTCCCAGTTGCCAAATTCTCAATTATTGCCACCAACGGGGCACCCAGAAACCTGCCATAATGGGTATCGTGGAAAATGCCACTGGCGACCTGGTTTTCACTGGCTACGAGTGCCAAACTCTTGCCACTATGCACAATGTTGATGAAAATTACCGCCTGCAATACCAGAAAGCTACTATCAGCAATTATCAAAATTTACTCCACGAAGTAAACGTCCTCCATTCCAGCCATCACGCGGCTTCTAACCTGAATAATTCCCTGGAATCAAAACTGCTATTATCCGACGGTGATATCAACCTAGGTCGGCTGTTTACCTGGAGATTTTTGCAGTTAGCCGAAGTGTTTCTCTCCTGCTGCGAAACGAACTTAACCCTAACTCCAATTACCGATGACCCCCTGAGTATTGCGGCTGGGTTTGTCTGTGCGGGGGCGCGTCATGTGGTTAGTACCTTATGGGCAGTGGATGATTTAGCAACCGCGTTGTTTTGCATTTTATATTATGAGGAAAAGCGGGACAAAAGCCGGTCAGAAGCGATTCGTCAAGCCCAATTTAAGCTGCGAAACTTGACAGGCGATGAATTATCTGCTAAGTACAGCAAGCAGTTAGAGGATTATTTGACCAAGCAGCAATTGGGAGAAAATCAAGCCGAAATTATCAAAAATGTGCGATTGCGGTTGGAATTCCTAAGCCGGGAAACTTTGCCCTTTGTCAGTCCCCATTATTGGTCGGGTTTTGTATCCCAGGGTTTGGCATAA
- a CDS encoding class I SAM-dependent methyltransferase produces the protein MAPRQDTIFQRFLSPAFELLIDGEELKRLSQSIDWNQAITKFGDSENFIYPEYYRRHNFHGIEGGYLTRDAAVTYDAVTQYVLPPGETLVRQGLIDAIRCRPMTILDLGCGTGSTTIMLKKAFPRSWIIGLDLSPYMLAVAEHKAKQAGLDILWLQGKAEATSFATEQFDLVTASLLFHETPPTVTRAILKECFRLLKPGGEVAILDGNQKSLRQVPWLTEIFEEPYIKDYAGDSVDAGMGAAGFAAVRTEELWWLHQVTLGVKPLAARSGFSTTVDPIASGDWMAAPGY, from the coding sequence ATGGCACCCAGACAAGATACCATATTCCAACGCTTCCTCTCCCCCGCTTTCGAGCTACTAATTGACGGGGAAGAGCTAAAACGACTCTCCCAGAGCATCGACTGGAACCAAGCTATCACCAAATTTGGCGATTCAGAAAACTTCATCTATCCCGAATATTATCGCCGCCACAATTTCCACGGTATCGAAGGGGGATATCTGACCCGCGATGCTGCTGTTACCTACGATGCTGTTACCCAGTACGTCCTCCCACCGGGAGAAACTTTAGTCCGCCAAGGACTCATCGATGCGATTCGCTGTCGGCCCATGACTATCCTTGATTTAGGATGTGGCACTGGTTCCACTACAATTATGCTGAAAAAGGCTTTTCCTCGGTCTTGGATTATTGGTTTAGACCTCTCACCCTATATGCTGGCGGTGGCGGAACATAAAGCCAAACAAGCGGGATTAGATATCCTCTGGTTGCAGGGAAAAGCGGAAGCGACCAGCTTCGCCACGGAGCAATTTGATTTAGTCACAGCTTCCCTGTTGTTTCACGAAACCCCACCCACTGTTACCCGGGCTATTCTAAAAGAATGCTTTCGACTGTTGAAACCGGGGGGAGAGGTGGCGATACTCGATGGCAATCAAAAATCTCTGCGTCAAGTGCCTTGGCTGACAGAAATTTTTGAGGAACCTTATATAAAGGACTATGCTGGTGATAGTGTAGATGCCGGAATGGGAGCTGCAGGTTTCGCGGCGGTGCGGACGGAGGAACTCTGGTGGCTGCATCAGGTGACTTTGGGGGTGAAACCCCTCGCTGCTCGGAGCGGCTTTAGTACCACAGTGGATCCGATCGCATCAGGGGACTGGATGGCAGCTCCCGGTTATTGA
- a CDS encoding AbrB family transcriptional regulator, which translates to MLTKAKSPTTLSGAELLMKVKEMANASKEEKAKACGYYTLTKNGIERVNMMKFLNALIDAEGIELDGKSSGQRRGGRSASYRITVQSNGNLLIGSAYTKQMNLTPGDEFEITLGRKHIHLKQVGESDIDFE; encoded by the coding sequence ATGTTGACTAAAGCGAAATCACCCACCACCCTCAGCGGCGCAGAACTGCTGATGAAAGTCAAAGAGATGGCTAACGCCAGCAAAGAAGAAAAAGCCAAAGCCTGCGGCTACTACACCCTGACGAAAAATGGAATCGAACGGGTCAATATGATGAAGTTCCTCAACGCCTTAATTGATGCGGAGGGGATAGAGTTAGATGGGAAGTCCAGCGGTCAAAGGCGGGGAGGTCGCAGCGCTAGCTATCGGATCACCGTGCAGTCTAATGGCAACCTGCTGATCGGTTCGGCTTACACCAAACAGATGAACCTCACTCCTGGTGATGAGTTTGAAATTACTCTGGGCCGGAAGCATATTCACCTAAAACAAGTTGGGGAAAGCGATATCGACTTTGAGTAA